A DNA window from Engystomops pustulosus chromosome 6, aEngPut4.maternal, whole genome shotgun sequence contains the following coding sequences:
- the PTPN1 gene encoding tyrosine-protein phosphatase non-receptor type 1 isoform X2, which produces MDIEREFREADRNNSWNSMYQEIRHEASDFPCKVARLPENKTRNRYRDVSPFDHSRIKLHREDNDYINASLIKMEEAQRSYILTQGPLPNTCGQFWEMVWEQKSRGVVMLNRVIEKGSIKCAQYWPKKEDSPMLFEDTNLKLTLFSEDIKSYYTIRVLQLENLSTEESREILHFHYTTWPDFGVPQSPASFLNFLFKVRESGSLNPEHGPIVVHCSAGIGRSGTFCLADTCLLLMDRRKDPSLVDIKQVLLEMRKYRMGLIQTADQLRFSYLAVIEGAKFIMGDSSVQEQWKELSNEDMDPPPEHTPPPPRPPKRTSETLNGRMYDQPEFFSQQVVEEVIRQAVSVVEEHIPDDKDHLNTQSSIDRSGLVFQVLVSSLVCDDTALPWHQQDPMSRNLLLTCRPGKAATFSGRCKNVMRQSLRG; this is translated from the exons GAAATAAGACATGAAGCCAGTGATTTTCCATGTAAAGTGGCTCGACTGCCTGAGAACAAGACTCGCAATCGCTACAGAGACGTCAGCCCGT TTGACCACAGTCGGATAAAGCTTCACCGTGAGGACAATGATTATATAAATGCTAGTCTCATCAAGATGGAGGAGGCTCAAAGGAGCTACATCCTAACTCAG GGACCGCTACCCAACACTTGCGGACAATTCTGGGAGATGGTTTGGGAGCAGAAGAGCAGGGGGGTCGTCATGCTTAACAGAGTCATTGAGAAGGGATCA ATAAAGTGTGCGCAGTACTGGCCAAAAAAGGAAGACAGCCCAATGTTGTTTGAAGACACAAACTTGAAATTAACCCTATTTTCTGAAGATATAAAATCCTATTACACAATTCGAGTGCTGCAGCTGGAGAACCTTAGT ACAGAAGAGAGCAGGGAGATCCTACACTTTCATTATACCACGTGGCCAGACTTTGGGGTACCACAGTCTCCAGCGTCATTCCTCAACTTCTTGTTCAAGGTGCGAGAATCAGGATCTTTGAACCCTGAACATGGGCCCATTGTGGTACACTGCAGCGCAGGCATTGGGCGCTCAGGCACCTTCTGTCTGGCAGATACCTGCTTACTACTG ATGGACAGAAGGAAAGATCCATCCTTGGTAGACATTAAGCAAGTCTTATTGGAAATGAGAAAGTACAGAATGGGTCTTATTCAGACAGCTGATCAGTTGCGATTCTCCTACCTGGCAGTGATCGAGGGGGCCAAGTTCATCATGGGAGACTCGTCGGTACAG GAACAATGGAAAGAATTGTCTAATGAGGACATGGACCCCCCTCCTGAGCATACCCCACCTCCACCCAGACCACCCAAACGAACCTCTGAGACCCTAAACGGACGGATGTATGACCAGCCAGAGTTCTTCTCTCAGCAGGTGGTAGAAGAGGTTATAAGACAAGCAGTCAGTGTGGTGGAGGAACACATTCCTGATGACAAAGATCACCTGAACACTCAGTCCTCTATAGATAG gtctggTCTGGTTTTCCAGGTATTAGTGTCGAGTCTGGTCTGTGATGATACAGCCTTGCCCTGGCAccagcaggacccgatgtcccgcaatcttcttctgacgtgccgACCTGGAAAGGCGGCGACCTTTAGTGGCCGCTGTAAAAACGTGAtgcggcagtcattaaggggttaa